The sequence TCGGCACCTGCTGGAATTCGACGCGGGGTACATCCGGCGCGGCGTGCACCGGTTCCCGCGGCAGGGCGATAGCGCGCCGTGGGTCTACGAGCAGAACTACCTGGCGGAGTTGAAGGACCTGGGCTTCGGCGACCAGGAGCGGGATATGGCCTTTGATGACGAGGCCCTGGCCCAGGTGGGCCGGGCCAGGCCGGCCCCGTGCGTGGAGACTGTCGACGTGGGCGGGCCCTATGTGGAGCCGGACATGCGCTCCTTGCCGCCGTGCGATTACGTGCGGGTGAACGACCGGGTTTGCAGTACCGCGGGGCGGCCGGTGCGGCGCGGTGATGGGCAGGGATGCGGCGGCGACTACGCCTGCGGGGGGCCGCGCGTGCGGGTGCGGGTGCGGGAGGGGGCGCCGGGATGTACCAATACGGTGGTGCTGATCCATGGGGTCGGTCGCAGTCTCGACGACTTTGACGACACCTTCGCCGTCTGGCAGGGCAAAGAGCAACTGGTGGCCGTGGATCTTCCTGGATTTGGATTCAGCGACCCCTTGACGGAGCTGTCCATGGAGACTGTCTCCCGGGCAGCGTGGGAGGCTGTAGACGCCGTGACCACCGGGGAGGAGACCTATCATCTTGTGGGAAACTCCCTGGGTGGGGCGGTGGTCATGGAGATGGCGGTGCAGCGGCCGGCGGCCGTGGGAAGCGTAACGCTGGTGGACTCGGCGGCCTTCGGCACAACGGCGACGTGGCTACTGCGCCTGGTGGCAATCCCGCTGCTGGGACAGACCAACGCGTGGGCGATGCGGATCCGTCCGATCTACGGGCTGGTGGAGCGGGTGGGGCTCCGCCGACCAGGGGCGGTGACGAAGCGGCGCGTGGAGGTGACGCGGCGGGTGGTGCGCCATGCCGCGCGGCCGAAGGCGTTCTACGGGTTGGTGCGGCAGTTGGGGTCCCCGTTGTCTATCCGCAGCGACTGGCAGGACGACCTGATCGAGCGGTTCCGGGCTGTGGTTAGGCCCAGTGAGGGGGTTGCATCGGACGATGCTGGGGCGCGCAGCGATGGGTTGGACGGCGACGGGGTGCGCGGTGATGGACTGGACGCCGGGGCGAAGATCGAGGGCGACAGCGCTGCTGCTACCCCCCGCCGGGGCATACCCGTGTGGGTGGTGTGGGGCGAGGACGACAAGGTCTTGCCCTATTCTCAGTTCCGCACAGCGCTAGAAAATGTGCAGCCGGACGTGGCTACGGTGTTTAACCACTGCGGCCATATGCCGCAGCTGGAGTACCCGAAGGAGTTTGCCGAACGTTTGGAACGGTTCATCCGGCGGGGGTAGGTATCGCGTGTTTCACAAGCTCTGAAGCCAAGCTTTAGGTACCGTTTCACATGAGCGCAGCCGGTAAGCGCGAGAGTGGATGTGGTGTCTCCCCAATGGTGAGTGAACCGGCTGCGCTCCCTTATGTCTGCCTCGGCCCCCGGAGCTCATCGGCGTCGTCCAGAGACCCCTTGCTAATCACAATCATTATCAATAGTGTCTAAGCTAAGCGAGGAGAGACGGTCACAGCAAATAAGGGCCGGGAAAAGGAGCTTGACGATGTCGCCCGCAGATTCCACGATTGTTCCTGAGTCCGCCGAGGGCCTCGCCAACGTGTTGTACGACTTTGCCATCGTTGGCGGGGGAGCGGCCGGCCTGAGCGCCGGAATCACTCTTGCCCGGGGGATGCGAAAGGTCGTTGTTTTGGACGCGGGCAACCCGCGCAATCGGGCCAGCCCGGCAGCGCATGGTCTGCTCGGGCACGATGGAACGTCCCCGGTTGACCTGCTCGCCCGGGGCCGTCGGGACTATGAAACTTATGGGGGTGAGTTTCGCGAAACGACAGTTCACAGCGCAGAGCGTTCGGATGACGGGAACTTCCAGCTCGAGGTAGTCCCTAGCAGGTCGGCAGTTCCCGAGGTTGTCCGATCTCGCGCCGTCATTGTTGCCACGGGCCTGCGTGACGAACTCCCCGACATCCCCGGTTTGCAAGAGAATTGGGGCACGCGCGTTCACCACTGCCCCTACTGCCATGGTTACGAAAGCCGCGGCTTGGATTGCGTGGTCATTGGCGGCGAGAACCACTTTTTCGCCGTCCATCAGTCCGCGTTGTTGAAAAATTGGTGCCCGCAAGTCACGCTCATCCAACATGGCAGCCCCTTGTCAGACGAGGACTCAGCTATGCTCCGGCGCGCTGGTGTTGACGTCGTGCAGCAGCGGGTTGCTCGTGTCGATATTGCAAAATCCGATCCGGACGGTGGGCCGAACCAACGCGTCGCTGTGCATCTCATCGATGGAACCCGGAAGCTTTTCGGAACGTTGTTTACGCCACCGGTGTTCGTACCGAACGACGCGCTCCTCCGCCAGCTCGGATGCGAGGTGGAGGACGGCTGGGTTCGCGTCGACCAGATGTGCGCCACGTCCGTGCCTGGCGTGTGGGCGGCGGGCAACTGCAGCAGTATGGGAGATCAGATTGCTCACGCCATGGCGCGCGGGACCACGGCGGCGATGCAGGCGAACTTTTGGCTTCTTCAGCAGGATTTGGCGGCGCATGAGGAGAGGTAGCCGTGTTCGGTCGGGTGCTGATCCTTCTTGATTGAGGACGCCACCTTCCCCGCGTCCCG comes from Corynebacterium heidelbergense and encodes:
- a CDS encoding NAD(P)/FAD-dependent oxidoreductase; this encodes MSPADSTIVPESAEGLANVLYDFAIVGGGAAGLSAGITLARGMRKVVVLDAGNPRNRASPAAHGLLGHDGTSPVDLLARGRRDYETYGGEFRETTVHSAERSDDGNFQLEVVPSRSAVPEVVRSRAVIVATGLRDELPDIPGLQENWGTRVHHCPYCHGYESRGLDCVVIGGENHFFAVHQSALLKNWCPQVTLIQHGSPLSDEDSAMLRRAGVDVVQQRVARVDIAKSDPDGGPNQRVAVHLIDGTRKLFGTLFTPPVFVPNDALLRQLGCEVEDGWVRVDQMCATSVPGVWAAGNCSSMGDQIAHAMARGTTAAMQANFWLLQQDLAAHEER
- a CDS encoding alpha/beta fold hydrolase, with the translated sequence MAYHVSSAFPDWRWEVHDTHAEMGGTWHTFRYPGIRSDSDMASFGFPFRPWTGSSTLGRGAEIMSYLREVAEDATMTQRLHTCSFIRNVDWRSERGMWLVTAVRTNGEPGDVPESTRPGAGSADPTARAVGQTERFWAKRVHFASGYYSHGRGHRPQFPGEGDFTGQIIHPQAWPDGLDVRGKRVVLIGSGATAVTMLPALVDFGADVTMLQRTPSYIAPLPEKDVISAFWKRLLPARWAGRAARLNHATRDEFEYLLAQHAPEVFAGELRRMQRKFISPEEIERNFTPPYKPWDQRVCKAPDGDFFRALAGSRARVVTDRIERFTRRGVEVASGREIDADIIVTATGLELQAFGGGTVSLNGVEQDPAEHVVYRGMMVAGLPNFSFTVGYINASWTLRADLVSRYMVKLWKAGHSAYTPVLPPGRFDRHLLEFDAGYIRRGVHRFPRQGDSAPWVYEQNYLAELKDLGFGDQERDMAFDDEALAQVGRARPAPCVETVDVGGPYVEPDMRSLPPCDYVRVNDRVCSTAGRPVRRGDGQGCGGDYACGGPRVRVRVREGAPGCTNTVVLIHGVGRSLDDFDDTFAVWQGKEQLVAVDLPGFGFSDPLTELSMETVSRAAWEAVDAVTTGEETYHLVGNSLGGAVVMEMAVQRPAAVGSVTLVDSAAFGTTATWLLRLVAIPLLGQTNAWAMRIRPIYGLVERVGLRRPGAVTKRRVEVTRRVVRHAARPKAFYGLVRQLGSPLSIRSDWQDDLIERFRAVVRPSEGVASDDAGARSDGLDGDGVRGDGLDAGAKIEGDSAAATPRRGIPVWVVWGEDDKVLPYSQFRTALENVQPDVATVFNHCGHMPQLEYPKEFAERLERFIRRG